The genomic stretch GCGACCGAGCTGTCCGACCGCCTGCGGATGTATTACCAGACGGAGGTGCAGTTCGACCGTTCGCAAGAGGGGCGATTGACTGCCTATCTGTCGCCACTTCAAGGCCCGATGATGCTGGAAGTGCGGGTCGAAGATCCGTTCGCCTGGCAAGTCAACACCGGCGGTGAGATCGTCGCCCGCAATGAGGAGTTCGGGTTGATCTGGGTGGAAGCACGAGAGCCCAAACTGGTCCTGGAGGTGGCGAAGTGAAGATAAGCTTGCTGCTCGAAGGGACCTATCCTTACGTTCAAGGCGGTGTCTCCTCTTGGACGCACCAGTTGATTCGCACGATTGCAGACTGTGAATTTTCGATCGTCTACATCGGCGCAACGCGGCAGCCTGATGCAAAATACAAGTACGAATTGCCACCGAACGTCAGCGGCGTGCAGGAGATCTATCTGCACGATCAAGATGAGGTGAGCGGCAGTCTGTGGCGCTGGCGCAAACGCGACCGGGAAGAGATGCGCCACTTTTTCAAGACGGGCGAACTGCCCAGCCGTGAGACGCTGATGATCGTTCGTTCGAAGAAACACACGCCGACGGTGGAAGCGATCCTAGAAGAAAAGTGGGCGTGGGATGTAACATTGGAAGTGTATCGCGAACTGCCGAACGCTCCGGCGCTTGTCGATTTTGTCTGGAACTGGCGATCGATGTGGTTGCCAATCTTGCGCCTGTTGCGCGCTCCGCTACCACCAGGGCAGTTGATGCACGCAGCTTCGACCGGGTATGCAGGATGGTACGGAGCGGTGATCAACCGCTTGTCCGGCCAGCCAATGATCGTCACGGAGCATGGGATTTACACGCGGGAACGCGAAGAGGAGATCGTGCGAGCCGATTGGGTTTCGATGCCGCTGAAAAGCTGGTGGAACCGATTTTTCATCCGAGTTGGTCAGGCGGGGTATGGCGCTTCGAAATTTGTGACGACGCTGTCCCAAGGCAATCAAAAGGCACAGTTGCACTACGGAGTAGAGCCGATGAAGATGCGGTTGATCCCAAACGGTGTCAATCCAGACTTGTTTGCGCATATCGAACCGACGCCAGATCGTCCGTTCACGATCGGCGCGATCCTGCGGGTGGTACCGATCAAAGATGTCAAAACGTTACTGCGGGCGATGGCGGTCGTACTGCGCCAGAAGCCGGAAGCAAAATTGATGCTGATCGGGCCACAGGATGAGGACAAGGAGTATTATGAAGAGTGCTTGGCCTTGATCGATTCGCTCGGGATTGCGTCGGCGGTGATCTGGACCGGGCCGGTCAACATATTGAACTATCTCGCAAAGCTCGACTGTATTTTGCTGACCTCGATCTCCGAAGGACAGCCCTTGGTGATGCTGGAAGCGATGGCGGCAGGTCTGCCGATCGTTGCGACAGATGTTGGCGCTTGTCGGGAGCTGATCGAAGGGTTTGCAGGCGATGAACTTGGCGACTGCGGCTATGTCACCAAGCTGATGACGCCCGATGACACCGGGGCCGCGCTGTTGAAGCTGGCGAGCAGTCGCGAACTGCGCTTGGAGATGGGGCGGATCGGACGAGCGCGAGTGCAGCGCTATTACACGCTGCGCCATGTGATGCGCGAATATCGCAAGCTGTACGATGAGGCGGTGATGTCGTAATGGCGGGCATTGGGTTTACCCTGCGCAAAGCGCTCGGCAACATGGGCCTGCAAGGAAAATGGCGAGTCTACAGCGCTGCGGCATTTGTGGCGGCCGGACCGTGGCTTTTGACGTTGATCTCGCTATTCCTGTTATTGTCATGGAGCAAGGCGTTCGGGCTGCAAAATGATCAGCGCGACCTGTTTTTTGCGACGATCACCTATGCGATGATCAGTTCCAACTTGATCTCGACGACCGCACAGTTCTTTTTGACCCGTTATCTGGCCGATGCGTTGTATGTGGAGGCGCCAGAAAGGCTGTTGAGCGGCTTTACTGGTGTCTATCTGTACACGGGTATTGCTTCGCTGGTGTTGTCAATTGCGATGCAGTGGTTTTTACCTCTGCCGATCGCTTATAAGATCTGGACGGTCGTGCTAACCGTGATCTTGACTCAGCTCGGCCTGATCATGATCCTGCTGTCGGCCGCCAAAGCGTACTGGGACATCGCGCGAGGCTTTTTGCTCGGGCTGTTATCGCTTGGCTTGATGGCGCTGGTCTACGGCATCTACATGAAAATGGCTGGGTTGAAGGCCGATCAGACGGTGGTGCTCGGCATGTTTACGCTCGGTCAGGGCGTCGCCTTTTTCTGGCTGGGTAGCGTGGTCGTTCGCGATTTTCCAGGTCAAATTCCGGTGCTGTATGAGGTGAAACCGCAATTTAAGCGCTATCCGGAACTGATCGGGATCGGGTTCTTTTACGCGATGTCATTGTGGATCGACAACGGGATGTATTGGCTGTCCGAGGGCAGCTTGCTCGTCGGTGGCAGTTATCTGTTGTCACCGGGGTATGATTTGGCCAAGTTTTGGACGTTTTTGGCGTTGATTCCGGCGTTTACTCTGTTTTCGGTCAACGTCGAGACCGAATTTTACAAGGTGTTCCGGCGTTTCTATGATGCGATCGAAGGTGGGGACACGCTGGCTCCGGTGCGCATGTTCGAAGAGGAATTGCGCATGGAGACCAAAGCGGCTCTGCTGAGGATGATGAAAATTCAAGCGTTCGTGGCGATGCTCGCATGGGTGTTTGCCCAGCAGGTGAAGCATATCTATCCGAACGTGATCGATATTTTTCAGTGGACGATCATCGGTTCGGTGCCGCATATGGTCTGGATCACCGCCTTTTTGCTCTTGCTGTATTTTGATGCGCGCAAGCAGGCGATGTGGGCGGCGGGCATTGCGATGCTGGCCTTGTTTGTGGGCGGTGAAGTGGCGGTCCGATTCCATTGGTCACCAGG from Tumebacillus algifaecis encodes the following:
- the pelG gene encoding exopolysaccharide Pel transporter PelG, whose translation is MAGIGFTLRKALGNMGLQGKWRVYSAAAFVAAGPWLLTLISLFLLLSWSKAFGLQNDQRDLFFATITYAMISSNLISTTAQFFLTRYLADALYVEAPERLLSGFTGVYLYTGIASLVLSIAMQWFLPLPIAYKIWTVVLTVILTQLGLIMILLSAAKAYWDIARGFLLGLLSLGLMALVYGIYMKMAGLKADQTVVLGMFTLGQGVAFFWLGSVVVRDFPGQIPVLYEVKPQFKRYPELIGIGFFYAMSLWIDNGMYWLSEGSLLVGGSYLLSPGYDLAKFWTFLALIPAFTLFSVNVETEFYKVFRRFYDAIEGGDTLAPVRMFEEELRMETKAALLRMMKIQAFVAMLAWVFAQQVKHIYPNVIDIFQWTIIGSVPHMVWITAFLLLLYFDARKQAMWAAGIAMLALFVGGEVAVRFHWSPGAGYLLGTVLMLVVTLWLLNRQLDRLLFYAFYDPNGVRKRWLPPAAKPNIQQQRLGYPVLDAEEEERFIQRQEEENRWYQGMTLPSRKKKHSRKQAKEDESGK
- the pelF gene encoding GT4 family glycosyltransferase PelF: MKISLLLEGTYPYVQGGVSSWTHQLIRTIADCEFSIVYIGATRQPDAKYKYELPPNVSGVQEIYLHDQDEVSGSLWRWRKRDREEMRHFFKTGELPSRETLMIVRSKKHTPTVEAILEEKWAWDVTLEVYRELPNAPALVDFVWNWRSMWLPILRLLRAPLPPGQLMHAASTGYAGWYGAVINRLSGQPMIVTEHGIYTREREEEIVRADWVSMPLKSWWNRFFIRVGQAGYGASKFVTTLSQGNQKAQLHYGVEPMKMRLIPNGVNPDLFAHIEPTPDRPFTIGAILRVVPIKDVKTLLRAMAVVLRQKPEAKLMLIGPQDEDKEYYEECLALIDSLGIASAVIWTGPVNILNYLAKLDCILLTSISEGQPLVMLEAMAAGLPIVATDVGACRELIEGFAGDELGDCGYVTKLMTPDDTGAALLKLASSRELRLEMGRIGRARVQRYYTLRHVMREYRKLYDEAVMS